From a single Gimesia fumaroli genomic region:
- a CDS encoding S1C family serine protease has product MQKNVFCATLLFSILLIVPAFAEVSSVDPVVLAAQKQRIDVIKAVSPSVVAIFGAEGAGGGSGVLVTPDGYALTNFHVVSGAGNFMKCGLNDGKLYDAVIVSIDPTGDVALIKLLGRTDFPVAKLGNSDKVQVGDWAYAMGNPFLLATDFQPTITYGIVSGVHRYQYPAGTFLEYTDCIQVDSSINPGNSGGPLFNDRGELIGINGRGSFEKRGRVNSGAGYAISINQIKHFWDHLKSGRIVDHASLGATVTTSLDSTIDVAEILEESDAYRKGLRLGDEIVSFAGRPIRSVNQFKNILGIYPAGWTLPLVYRRDEKKNTIYVRLQALHTTAELQEQAGQKKKPPAKPARPGEEKPPQIPNPHAKPEPAPPEQYKHLYVPKTGFTNYYFNQQQQDRLLKALNSTSNFSDLKGTWTLTGKQGDGSEFTLTLADKGVGFESGNDIFLQSLETGNYVDEPPGTGGLLAALHHFRLLLSGQSERFTDFYYLGSERLDGKNELVDVLVATQTGTISRWYFNKADLSLRGFDFYLTENSEVCSIRFEQFQTLNGQKFPGELDVLYGNRPVMKLKIERLKLEPSDTLKK; this is encoded by the coding sequence ATGCAGAAAAATGTCTTCTGTGCCACGCTCCTATTCAGCATACTTCTGATCGTGCCTGCTTTTGCAGAAGTCTCATCAGTTGATCCGGTTGTTCTGGCAGCACAAAAACAACGCATTGATGTCATCAAAGCAGTCTCCCCTTCTGTTGTTGCGATCTTTGGGGCTGAGGGCGCGGGAGGTGGCTCCGGCGTATTGGTGACCCCTGATGGCTATGCTCTAACCAATTTTCATGTTGTTTCGGGTGCAGGTAACTTCATGAAATGTGGGCTAAATGATGGCAAACTTTATGACGCTGTGATTGTCAGCATTGACCCTACTGGCGATGTCGCGCTGATCAAGTTGCTTGGACGAACTGATTTTCCCGTCGCCAAACTGGGAAACAGCGACAAAGTTCAAGTAGGCGACTGGGCCTACGCAATGGGGAATCCATTTTTATTGGCTACTGATTTTCAGCCGACGATTACCTATGGAATCGTCAGTGGAGTCCACCGCTATCAATATCCCGCTGGAACATTTCTGGAATATACTGACTGCATTCAGGTCGATTCCTCAATCAATCCCGGTAATTCAGGAGGCCCGCTGTTCAACGATCGCGGAGAACTGATCGGTATTAACGGTCGTGGCTCATTTGAAAAACGAGGCCGTGTTAATTCGGGCGCCGGTTACGCCATCTCCATCAATCAGATTAAACACTTCTGGGATCATCTAAAAAGTGGACGCATTGTTGACCATGCATCCCTCGGTGCAACGGTAACGACCAGCCTGGATTCCACTATTGACGTCGCCGAAATCCTGGAAGAATCAGACGCCTATCGTAAAGGGCTGCGGCTCGGAGATGAAATTGTCTCGTTTGCGGGCAGGCCAATTCGAAGTGTGAATCAATTTAAAAACATTCTCGGCATTTATCCCGCAGGCTGGACATTGCCGCTCGTGTATCGACGAGATGAGAAAAAGAACACCATCTATGTGCGTCTGCAGGCATTACATACCACTGCAGAATTACAGGAACAGGCTGGTCAAAAGAAAAAACCTCCGGCAAAACCTGCACGCCCCGGTGAAGAAAAGCCACCACAGATACCAAATCCTCATGCCAAGCCAGAACCCGCGCCACCAGAACAATACAAACACCTCTATGTTCCCAAAACCGGATTTACGAATTACTACTTTAATCAGCAGCAACAGGATCGATTACTCAAGGCCTTAAACTCAACCAGTAATTTCTCCGACCTAAAAGGAACTTGGACACTAACTGGAAAACAGGGTGATGGCAGTGAATTCACACTCACTCTGGCTGACAAAGGTGTGGGATTTGAATCTGGCAACGATATCTTTCTGCAATCACTGGAGACGGGAAATTACGTAGATGAACCGCCGGGAACAGGCGGCTTACTCGCCGCATTACACCACTTCCGTTTACTGCTATCGGGACAGAGTGAGCGCTTTACCGACTTTTATTACCTGGGCAGCGAACGCCTGGATGGGAAAAACGAACTGGTTGATGTGCTGGTTGCAACCCAGACCGGGACGATTTCCCGCTGGTACTTTAATAAAGCAGACCTGTCTCTGCGGGGATTTGATTTTTATCTCACCGAGAATTCAGAAGTGTGCTCAATTCGTTTTGAACAGTTCCAAACTCTCAATGGACAAAAATTTCCAGGTGAACTCGATGTGCTCTACGGAAACCGTCCTGTGATGAAATTAAAAATTGAACGCCTGAAGCTGGAACCATCAGACACTCTCAAGAAATAG
- a CDS encoding NPCBM/NEW2 domain-containing protein, which yields MHSLLCVSITMLLAVSPEVEVTSLSGASVTGNLLALNKTAVNLKQGKSEKGYPLSETLNVRFPKNRFQRSLQAPLTIRLTDGSKFPVQSLQSNERQIKVSNDQSGTLILPANQVSSIRFGTLNSNISAAWEKLLSNKGNKDLLVVQKENVLDFIDGVVGSITDEKIQFFTGDDEVAVNRKRVFGIIYFRQPASNAAPFCSIRLTSGGLINASAITYSGTEFTATLQSGAQAQFTPQSIASLDFSQGKVRYLSDLEPRNIEYTPFFDTVWKYRKDKHRDGGPLRLDGKEYARGLYIHSKTLLQYRIKEEYRNFRAIMGIDDSVPGIGFVYVEIKGNGRTLYSGNVRSADPPIELNLDVRGVRDLEILVDFGDNLEICDHLDLCEARLLK from the coding sequence ATGCATTCCCTGCTCTGTGTTTCAATAACCATGCTACTGGCAGTTTCACCAGAAGTCGAAGTAACTTCTCTCAGTGGAGCATCAGTCACAGGGAATCTTCTGGCATTAAACAAAACAGCCGTCAATCTCAAACAAGGCAAAAGCGAGAAAGGGTATCCACTTTCAGAAACTTTGAATGTACGTTTCCCAAAAAACCGATTTCAACGCAGTCTGCAAGCACCATTAACAATTCGTTTAACGGATGGGTCCAAATTCCCTGTTCAATCGCTGCAAAGTAATGAACGTCAGATTAAAGTCAGCAACGATCAGTCAGGAACTCTGATTCTGCCAGCGAATCAGGTCTCGTCAATCCGCTTTGGAACATTGAATTCCAATATCAGTGCAGCCTGGGAAAAACTTCTGAGCAACAAGGGCAACAAAGATCTGCTCGTCGTCCAAAAGGAAAATGTGCTCGATTTTATTGATGGTGTAGTTGGCTCAATTACCGACGAAAAGATTCAGTTTTTCACTGGCGACGATGAAGTTGCCGTGAATCGTAAGCGTGTGTTCGGTATCATTTATTTTCGCCAGCCTGCTTCGAATGCGGCTCCCTTCTGCTCCATCCGCCTGACTAGCGGCGGGTTGATTAATGCCTCTGCGATCACGTATTCGGGGACCGAATTCACTGCTACACTGCAAAGTGGTGCTCAAGCTCAGTTTACTCCTCAATCAATAGCCAGCCTGGACTTTAGCCAAGGCAAAGTTCGCTATCTTTCTGATCTGGAACCGAGAAATATCGAGTATACACCCTTCTTTGATACCGTCTGGAAGTATCGCAAAGACAAACACCGCGACGGTGGTCCACTCCGACTGGACGGAAAAGAATATGCGCGCGGACTTTACATTCACTCTAAAACGCTCCTGCAATACCGGATCAAGGAGGAATACCGAAATTTTCGGGCAATCATGGGGATTGATGATTCGGTTCCCGGCATTGGATTTGTATATGTTGAAATTAAAGGCAATGGGCGGACACTCTATTCCGGAAACGTGCGGAGCGCCGACCCACCCATTGAATTAAATCTGGATGTTCGCGGCGTGCGCGATCTCGAAATCTTAGTCGATTTTGGGGACAATTTGGAGATCTGCGATCACCTTGATCTCTGTGAAGCGCGCTTACTTAAATAA
- a CDS encoding DUF4229 domain-containing protein, translating to MNKPSQSTIPQEITELLNRLRGKIRRYILLEGTARLLAVIGVIFWASFLVDWTYFQLSHLELPVWFRASFVLISLAVILALAASFLLFRLMKKMRRKALALVLERRFPELNDRLATAIELHETHEPQNALTRAMLERTVHEVAEGSRDLPLEDVFDKRPLRRAFFFAFALTISILTLAIINQPAMARWAKGYLELRSDYWNRETGLIVKVIAQPGDRIKEFHNQTYKHGLGTDLTLLVETVDGKKIPERVQLTYRMQNGRGGGRTVMSRMGEGRFKHTITDLLDGIQVWVSGNDFTNPEPYLVEIVETPVLDQIRLACLYPEYTGLNQTDSETGTRLPDLQTVQGTQISLPVNTEFEMVSTANKPITRFSFETDQFNLQLEQAAEDVTTTAENFLAWKNPEGEIVQQVALTPQLLDQMRGTDGRTFRIPFKLITENQETVASNADPLPQVIPLIADQPIRIYLEDADGLLVTEPIRLSINGIVDQPPKVDTRLTGIGKSITRKATIPIEGMITDDYGIQAARFDFLVDQDKNFRPRPFRKKPSDRPKEFTLQRSNDEIWERFEVLPLDLKVGQKINLTVQAEDADNLSGPHQVHGETYHFEIVTDEELLSILYSKELNLRKRFEQIHKEVSQTRDDLAQRVEQLKQAQTIKNKQKQGQSDPRWSETLTEIQNAVAVSADRSLYGTRKNATETASIVESFYDIREELVNNGVATAQILGRIDDKILKPLTIIHEQDFPSVDQRLGLYRLAMEKNSDPLAEIQSSIELLDAMLVRMKSVLNEMQDLLEFHEAIEMLKNLIEREKELSEETKKFRKNKLLDRLKGLGLE from the coding sequence ATGAACAAACCTTCTCAATCAACCATACCTCAGGAAATCACCGAGCTACTCAATCGGTTGCGGGGGAAAATCCGCAGATATATCCTGCTGGAAGGAACAGCCAGACTGCTGGCCGTCATCGGCGTGATTTTCTGGGCCAGTTTCCTGGTTGACTGGACATACTTTCAACTTAGCCATCTTGAGTTACCGGTCTGGTTTCGTGCTTCGTTTGTGTTGATTTCTCTCGCCGTGATTCTGGCTCTGGCTGCCAGTTTTCTCCTCTTTCGGCTCATGAAAAAAATGAGGCGCAAAGCGTTAGCCCTGGTACTGGAACGACGTTTTCCTGAACTAAATGACCGGCTGGCGACGGCAATCGAGCTTCATGAAACACACGAACCTCAAAATGCACTTACACGAGCCATGCTCGAACGCACCGTACATGAAGTCGCTGAGGGCAGTCGGGATCTTCCACTAGAAGATGTATTCGACAAACGCCCCTTGAGGCGTGCCTTTTTCTTTGCGTTTGCACTGACGATCTCGATTCTAACTCTGGCGATTATTAATCAACCTGCGATGGCTCGCTGGGCGAAAGGGTATCTGGAACTCCGTAGTGATTACTGGAATCGGGAAACGGGACTGATTGTGAAAGTCATCGCTCAACCAGGCGACCGCATCAAAGAATTTCATAACCAGACCTACAAGCATGGTCTGGGAACAGACCTGACACTGCTTGTTGAAACCGTTGACGGTAAAAAGATCCCGGAACGTGTGCAGCTGACCTACCGCATGCAGAATGGACGTGGCGGGGGACGCACTGTAATGTCGCGGATGGGAGAAGGACGATTCAAACATACGATTACAGATTTACTGGATGGCATTCAGGTCTGGGTCTCTGGAAATGACTTTACCAATCCCGAACCCTATCTGGTCGAAATCGTCGAAACCCCCGTCTTGGACCAGATTCGACTGGCTTGTCTTTACCCCGAATATACCGGCCTGAATCAGACAGATAGTGAAACAGGCACGCGGCTGCCAGATCTACAAACGGTACAGGGAACACAAATCTCTTTACCCGTCAACACTGAATTTGAAATGGTCTCAACCGCCAACAAACCGATCACACGTTTTTCCTTTGAGACAGATCAATTCAATCTACAGTTAGAACAAGCTGCGGAAGATGTAACAACCACCGCCGAGAACTTCCTGGCGTGGAAAAACCCTGAGGGAGAAATCGTGCAGCAGGTCGCATTGACGCCACAGCTCCTGGATCAGATGAGAGGCACAGATGGCCGTACATTTAGAATCCCCTTTAAACTCATCACAGAAAACCAGGAGACTGTCGCTTCGAACGCTGACCCCCTTCCCCAGGTTATCCCGTTAATAGCAGACCAGCCGATTCGGATTTATCTGGAGGATGCCGACGGGTTACTGGTCACAGAACCCATTCGTTTGAGCATTAATGGCATCGTTGATCAACCGCCTAAAGTCGATACCCGACTGACGGGCATTGGGAAATCGATTACTCGCAAAGCCACGATCCCCATCGAAGGCATGATTACCGATGATTACGGAATCCAGGCCGCCCGTTTTGATTTTCTTGTCGATCAGGACAAAAACTTCAGGCCACGTCCATTCCGTAAAAAACCATCCGACAGACCTAAAGAATTTACTCTGCAACGAAGTAATGACGAAATCTGGGAACGTTTTGAAGTTCTGCCACTCGATTTAAAAGTGGGACAGAAAATCAACCTCACCGTTCAGGCGGAAGACGCCGATAATCTGAGTGGTCCGCACCAGGTCCATGGCGAAACCTATCACTTCGAAATTGTGACTGATGAAGAATTACTTTCAATCCTGTACTCCAAAGAATTGAATCTGCGAAAACGCTTCGAACAGATTCATAAAGAAGTCTCCCAGACGCGCGATGATCTCGCACAGCGAGTTGAACAATTAAAGCAAGCACAAACCATCAAAAACAAACAAAAGCAGGGACAGTCTGATCCCCGCTGGTCTGAAACGTTGACGGAAATTCAAAATGCAGTCGCCGTCTCGGCTGACCGGTCCTTATATGGAACCCGAAAAAACGCGACCGAGACCGCTTCGATTGTTGAATCCTTCTATGATATTCGAGAAGAGCTGGTCAACAATGGCGTTGCCACCGCACAAATCCTGGGGCGGATCGACGACAAAATTCTCAAGCCACTCACAATCATCCACGAGCAGGACTTCCCCAGTGTTGATCAACGCTTGGGCCTGTATCGGCTGGCAATGGAAAAGAACAGTGACCCCCTAGCCGAAATCCAGTCCAGTATTGAACTTCTGGACGCGATGCTGGTCCGAATGAAGAGTGTCCTCAATGAAATGCAGGATTTATTAGAGTTTCACGAAGCAATCGAAATGCTGAAAAATCTGATTGAACGAGAAAAAGAACTCTCAGAAGAAACAAAAAAGTTTCGCAAAAACAAGCTTTTGGATCGTCTCAAAGGGTTAGGACTGGAGTAA
- a CDS encoding VWA domain-containing protein: MNLFSTISNSLILAADETTSFRSIEYDTPDSGWGWLLLLGCLGIILALSFRTVWKDSVQLPLFWRCWLTGLRLSVFAALIVIVFNPHERTQKMSFRPSRVAVLVDTSLSMRHPNQQVPVNTSSPASQNVPSRMQAVEKLLAESPLIKDLQKKHQVSVYTFDQTLTGPHHVFQKTQLSEESTANATTEPDPKPQVQVDWNSLLQPQGLETRLGELLGQLIREINGSTLSGIIIATDGASNAGTDLLSANEAAKDSKVRLITLGVGSPKKPANVQISKIIAPTDVQFGDAFEITALLQAVGMPGKNITLELLKKIEGEAQPTLVESRDLLLPTEDGLPIDVKFERTPSEEGEISYLIRVRGNQLAQDANAMDNELEHSVNVFSRPTRVLVIAGGPMRDYRFARTMLYRHPSIKSDVWLQTAPPGVSQDADKLLYEFPDRTDLFEYDVILAFDVNWELLSPEQMLTLNEWVATGGGGIVLVAGDVYTPRLAQDAERFQPILDLYPVSINSFVRDYLDQEATQIRRIEWTQAGLDAGFLMLTDNPATSRELWENFPGVYRCYPTNGPKAAATVYSHFPDPKTQTEFGFSILMASQYYGEGRSLYLGSPEIWRLRSIEEDYYDRFWTKLIRNVGQGRTKRGTKRGTLILERDEYLLGQTVSVRVRLLNPEFKPLVQESVPMEVIDPRGRPLVPNLLLMHDRNRPGEYVASFRASLPGKYRFELTVPNSKGQTVEGNLTVLLPRLEDESLSQNIKGLKELSRDTGGAYLAIDEAKNITSLLPDAGEEFLVDERLKTLWDQAWVFFLLAGLLATEWLTRKLFKLS, translated from the coding sequence ATGAACTTGTTTTCAACGATCTCTAACTCCCTGATCCTGGCCGCCGACGAAACGACCTCGTTTCGTTCGATCGAATACGATACGCCCGATTCAGGCTGGGGGTGGCTGTTACTCTTGGGATGCCTGGGAATCATACTGGCACTTTCCTTTCGAACCGTCTGGAAAGATTCAGTTCAATTACCCCTGTTCTGGCGTTGCTGGCTGACGGGATTACGGCTTTCTGTTTTTGCCGCCTTGATCGTCATTGTCTTCAATCCGCACGAACGAACACAAAAAATGTCATTTCGCCCTTCACGTGTCGCCGTGCTGGTCGATACCTCGCTTTCGATGCGGCATCCCAACCAACAGGTTCCAGTTAACACCAGCTCTCCTGCCAGTCAAAATGTACCCAGCCGGATGCAGGCAGTGGAAAAATTACTTGCTGAATCACCGTTAATCAAAGACCTGCAAAAGAAACATCAGGTAAGCGTTTACACCTTCGACCAGACCTTAACCGGACCACATCACGTCTTCCAGAAAACACAGTTGTCTGAGGAGTCGACGGCGAATGCAACTACTGAACCAGACCCTAAACCCCAGGTTCAAGTCGACTGGAACAGTCTCTTACAACCACAGGGTCTGGAGACCCGCTTGGGAGAATTACTGGGGCAACTCATCCGCGAAATCAATGGTTCAACACTCTCCGGAATCATCATCGCCACAGATGGTGCATCGAATGCAGGCACCGATCTACTCTCTGCCAATGAAGCTGCGAAAGACTCTAAAGTACGCTTAATCACCCTAGGTGTAGGCAGCCCCAAAAAACCTGCCAATGTGCAAATTTCGAAAATCATCGCCCCCACTGACGTGCAATTTGGCGACGCGTTTGAAATCACCGCCTTACTGCAAGCTGTGGGTATGCCTGGAAAAAATATCACCCTTGAACTCCTGAAAAAAATTGAAGGCGAAGCGCAGCCAACCTTAGTAGAATCCCGCGATCTTCTATTGCCAACAGAAGATGGGCTCCCCATCGATGTCAAATTTGAACGCACCCCCAGCGAAGAAGGTGAGATCAGCTACCTGATTCGAGTGCGAGGCAATCAACTGGCACAGGATGCCAACGCGATGGACAATGAGCTGGAACATAGCGTGAATGTATTCAGTCGCCCCACACGCGTACTGGTGATCGCAGGAGGGCCGATGCGAGATTACCGTTTCGCCCGCACGATGCTCTATCGCCATCCTTCGATCAAGTCGGATGTCTGGCTACAAACAGCGCCGCCGGGTGTCTCTCAGGACGCCGATAAACTGTTATACGAATTTCCCGATCGCACGGATTTGTTTGAATACGATGTAATCCTGGCATTTGATGTCAACTGGGAACTGCTCTCACCAGAGCAGATGCTGACATTAAATGAGTGGGTTGCTACTGGAGGTGGCGGAATCGTGCTGGTTGCCGGTGATGTCTACACACCCCGACTTGCCCAGGATGCGGAACGCTTTCAACCTATTCTCGACCTGTACCCCGTTTCCATTAATTCTTTTGTCCGCGACTACCTGGATCAGGAAGCCACTCAGATCCGTCGGATCGAATGGACACAGGCCGGTCTTGATGCCGGTTTCCTGATGCTGACGGATAACCCTGCAACATCAAGAGAACTATGGGAAAACTTTCCCGGCGTCTACCGCTGTTATCCGACCAATGGCCCCAAGGCAGCGGCTACTGTCTATTCGCATTTCCCGGATCCCAAAACGCAGACAGAGTTCGGCTTCTCGATCTTGATGGCTTCGCAGTATTACGGCGAAGGCCGCTCCCTTTATCTGGGCAGTCCTGAAATCTGGCGATTACGGTCTATTGAAGAAGATTACTATGACCGTTTCTGGACCAAGCTGATTCGTAATGTGGGACAAGGTCGTACGAAACGGGGTACGAAGCGAGGCACCCTGATTCTTGAGCGGGATGAATATCTGCTCGGCCAGACTGTTTCCGTACGCGTCCGTTTACTCAATCCGGAATTTAAACCACTGGTTCAGGAATCCGTGCCGATGGAAGTCATCGACCCGCGCGGCAGACCTCTGGTTCCCAACCTCTTATTGATGCATGATCGTAATCGGCCCGGAGAATATGTCGCCAGCTTCCGCGCCAGTCTGCCCGGAAAATATCGCTTTGAACTCACTGTTCCCAATTCGAAAGGCCAGACTGTCGAGGGTAACTTGACGGTGCTACTCCCTCGACTGGAAGATGAGTCACTAAGTCAGAATATTAAAGGGCTCAAAGAACTCTCCCGTGATACCGGCGGCGCCTATCTTGCCATTGATGAAGCAAAAAATATCACATCGCTCCTGCCTGATGCAGGAGAAGAGTTTCTCGTTGACGAACGGCTGAAAACACTCTGGGATCAGGCGTGGGTCTTCTTTCTGTTAGCAGGCTTACTGGCAACGGAATGGTTGACCAGAAAACTGTTTAAACTGTCATAA